The Doryrhamphus excisus isolate RoL2022-K1 chromosome 1, RoL_Dexc_1.0, whole genome shotgun sequence genome includes a window with the following:
- the s1pr5b gene encoding sphingosine 1-phosphate receptor 5b, whose product MEASSSAHVGTPPTTFTMLPSSTPPSSYGYLQFFWKYQDNSVIVEHYNYTGKLQGDRYRGGLRPEGIAFIVVCLLIILENAVVLLAIWRNKKFHLPMYYLLGNLTLSDLLAGITYMANIIMSGPKTLQLTPLLWFLREGGVFITLAASIISLLAIAIERHVTMVTMRPYHSAKRGRMLALICASWALAGFLGVLPILGWNCIHKLDQCSTVLPLYAKSYILCCISVFSAVLLAIVVLYARVFRIVRTNTQRQRLGLSSSMRKGLARKSQKYIALLKTVTIVLGVFIACWLPLFLLLLLDFFCPTRSCHLLYKADYFLGVAMVNSLLNPIIYTLTSKDMRRAILRLLCRPCLMTRDGQVKKIGMPFLECSFSKTEVASQKLEGGIETTISSGNGVTTPSPIKALYPKLFKP is encoded by the coding sequence ATGGAGGCTTCAAGTTCTGCTCATGTTGGAACTCCCCCCACAACATTCACAATGCTCCCCTCCTCAACTCCACCATCTTCTTATGGTTATCTTCAGTTCTTCTGGAAGTACCAGGACAACTCAGTCATTGTGGAGCATTATAACTACACAGGGAAGCTGCAGGGAGACCGCTACCGTGGCGGCCTCCGACCAGAGGGCATTGCCTTTATAGTGGTGTGTCTGCTCATCATTCTGGAGAACGCTGTGGTTCTTCTCGCTATCTGGAGGAACAAGAAGTTCCACTTGCCTATGTATTATCTCCTGGGAAACCTGACTCTGTCTGATCTCCTGGCTGGGATTACGTACATGGCAAACATCATCATGTCCGGGCCCAAGACTTTGCAGCTAACACCGCTTCTGTGGTTCCTCCGAGAAGGAGGAGTATTCATCACGCTGGCTGCCTCCATCATTAGCCTCCTGGCGATCGCTATTGAAAGGCATGTAACTATGGTGACTATGAGGCCGTACCACAGTGCAAAGCGGGGACGGATGTTGGCGTTGATTTGTGCAAGTTGGGCCCTCGCTGGTTTCTTGGGCGTCCTCCCAATCCTGGGATGGAACTGCATCCACAAACTGGACCAGTGCTCCACTGTGCTTCCTCTTTACGCCAAGAGCTACATCCTGTGCTGCATATCGGTCTTCAGCGCCGTTCTCCTCGCTATCGTGGTCCTGTACGCCCGGGTTTTCCGCATCGTCCGCACCAATACACAACGACAGCGGCTTGGCTTGTCCAGCAGCATGAGGAAAGGCTTAGCGAGGAAATCCCAGAAGTACATCGCCCTCCTCAAGACGGTCACCATAGTTCTGGGTGTCTTCATCGCCTGTTGGCTCCCTCTTTTTCTTCTACTTCTCCTGGATTTTTTCTGCCCGACACGCAGCTGCCACCTCCTCTACAAGGCTGACTACTTCCTTGGAGTGGCTATGGTCAACTCGCTCCTCAACCCCATCATTTACACCCTAACCAGCAAGGACATGAGAAGAGCCATTCTCAGGCTGCTCTGTCGGCCATGTCTCATGACCAGAGACGGCCAGGTGAAGAAAATCGGCATGCCATTCCTGGAGTGCAGCTTCAGCAAGACGGAGGTGGCCTCTCAGAAGTTGGAAGGGGGGATAGAGACGACAATCTCTTCTGGGAATGGCGTCACAACCCCATCTCCCATCAAGGCCCTTTATCCTAAACTCTTTAAGCCCTAA